In the Topomyia yanbarensis strain Yona2022 chromosome 3, ASM3024719v1, whole genome shotgun sequence genome, one interval contains:
- the LOC131689469 gene encoding forkhead box protein P1-like, with product MIKIPVSVIISLVLFLLCSFIRSSTSLPAVDSGLVDLAGHNQQKREVVFRPLFVYQEEEVEKEQNLKREEEEQWLNQEKEEQRFRQQEQEREVTTVQSDYDYS from the exons ATGATAAAAATACCAGTATCTGTGATAATTTCG TTGGTTTTGTTTCTGCTGTGCAGTTTTATTCGCTCCTCAACTTCATTGCCAGCGGTCGATAGTGGCTTGGTGGACCTTGCTGGGCATAATCAACAGAAACGAGAAGTCGTATTTCGGCCACTGTTTGTGTACCAAGAGGAAGAAGTCGAAAAAGAGCAAAACTTGAAACGGGAAGAGGAAGAACAATGGCTGAACCAGGAAAAGGAAGAACAACGATTTAGACAGCAAGAACAGGAGCGTGAAGTTACTACAGTACAATCTGATTACGATTATTCGTAA